From Anaerohalosphaera lusitana, one genomic window encodes:
- the ptsP gene encoding phosphoenolpyruvate--protein phosphotransferase — MDRIKLLCDISELNHLFRDSVSVENFLQRIVVMVTQHMKSDVCSIYLYDDDTDQLTLKATEGLSQDSIDHIGMKLGEGLTGKSLQELRTICVTKASKEPDYKLFVGCGEEPFENFLAVPITRGISRIGVLVVQRKKRRRFNEGDVLALKAVASQLANIIENAKFIMAIHSPAAQAEEARSRSAAENLSFVRGKPASQGFAFSQAHILDREKTFSSLNKKRFPNHYTIAQFDEAIEETTRQLHELQRRVEEKLSDAASLIFASHLLILKDNEFVGTMRKRIEQGTNPPRAILDVANQYMDIFAVSGHTYVREKVQDIEDLIVRLMGNLDGEFECLADYGNEIVIARELFPSDLLQMSSQNVQGVVLVSGGVTSHLAVLARSLQIPMVIAKERALLDIKHSTPILVDADTGNVYINPAGDIVESFHKRKEEQLAHPEDHPPAKQRIYTKDKTRIRLFANINLLNDLETARKMHCSGVGLYRTEFPFIIRSDFPSEQEQYIGYRKLVRAMRKKPVVFRTLDIGGDKILSYYQDVHEQNPTMGMRSIRFSLQNQRVFVKQIRAILRAGKNANLHIMFPMISSIDEFLQAKQIVRTTSEIMTSENVPHNENPKLGIMVELPSVVHLMEEFVQHADFFSIGTNDLVQFMLAVDRTNETVSNFYLPHHPAVLRSIHHVVKVATEHKKSVSLCGDMAHNPHYIPFLLGIGLRGLSVDPVYVPRVQQAIENTDLTHARQLAKELLAQHDTKTIANKLGIRD; from the coding sequence ATGGACAGGATTAAATTACTTTGTGACATTAGCGAACTGAACCACCTCTTCCGCGACAGCGTAAGCGTGGAAAACTTCCTCCAGCGCATCGTCGTCATGGTCACCCAGCACATGAAATCCGACGTCTGCTCGATTTACCTCTACGACGACGATACCGACCAACTCACCCTCAAGGCGACCGAGGGGCTCAGCCAGGATTCCATAGACCACATCGGCATGAAACTCGGCGAAGGCCTCACCGGAAAATCCCTCCAGGAACTCCGCACCATCTGCGTCACCAAGGCCAGTAAAGAACCCGACTACAAACTATTCGTAGGCTGCGGCGAAGAACCATTCGAAAACTTCCTCGCCGTACCCATCACCCGCGGCATCTCCCGCATCGGCGTCCTCGTCGTTCAGCGAAAAAAACGCCGCCGATTCAACGAAGGCGATGTCCTCGCACTCAAAGCCGTCGCATCCCAGTTGGCCAACATCATCGAAAACGCAAAATTCATCATGGCCATCCACTCGCCCGCTGCCCAGGCCGAAGAAGCCAGGTCCCGATCCGCTGCCGAGAACCTCAGCTTCGTACGCGGCAAACCCGCCTCCCAGGGTTTCGCCTTCTCACAGGCTCACATCCTCGACCGCGAAAAAACCTTCAGCTCGCTGAACAAAAAAAGATTCCCGAATCATTACACCATCGCCCAGTTCGACGAAGCAATAGAAGAAACAACCAGGCAGCTCCACGAACTGCAGCGCCGCGTAGAAGAAAAACTCTCCGACGCAGCCTCGCTGATCTTCGCCTCGCACCTGCTCATCCTCAAGGACAATGAATTCGTCGGCACCATGCGAAAACGTATCGAGCAGGGCACCAACCCGCCCCGCGCGATCCTCGACGTCGCCAACCAGTACATGGACATCTTCGCCGTCTCCGGCCACACCTACGTCCGCGAAAAGGTCCAGGACATCGAGGACCTCATCGTCCGCCTCATGGGAAACCTCGACGGCGAATTCGAATGCCTCGCCGACTACGGCAACGAGATCGTCATCGCCCGCGAACTCTTCCCCTCCGACCTCCTGCAGATGTCATCCCAGAACGTCCAGGGCGTCGTCCTCGTCTCCGGCGGCGTAACCTCCCACCTCGCCGTACTCGCCCGCTCGCTGCAGATCCCAATGGTCATCGCCAAAGAACGCGCCCTGCTCGACATAAAACACAGCACCCCAATCCTCGTCGACGCCGACACCGGCAACGTCTACATCAACCCCGCCGGGGACATCGTCGAAAGCTTCCACAAACGCAAAGAAGAGCAGCTCGCCCACCCCGAGGATCATCCCCCGGCAAAGCAGCGGATCTACACAAAAGACAAAACCCGCATCCGCCTCTTCGCCAACATCAACCTGCTGAACGACCTCGAAACCGCACGCAAAATGCACTGCTCAGGCGTGGGCCTATACCGCACCGAGTTCCCCTTCATCATCCGCTCCGACTTCCCCTCCGAGCAGGAACAATACATCGGCTACCGCAAGCTCGTCCGCGCCATGCGCAAAAAACCCGTCGTCTTCCGAACCCTCGACATCGGCGGAGACAAAATACTCTCCTACTACCAGGACGTCCACGAACAGAACCCCACCATGGGCATGCGCAGCATCCGCTTCTCCCTGCAGAACCAGAGAGTCTTCGTAAAACAGATCCGCGCCATACTCCGCGCCGGCAAGAACGCCAACCTGCACATCATGTTCCCCATGATCTCCTCGATCGACGAGTTCCTCCAGGCCAAACAGATCGTCCGCACAACCAGCGAGATCATGACCAGCGAAAACGTCCCGCATAACGAAAACCCAAAACTCGGCATCATGGTCGAACTCCCCTCCGTCGTCCATCTCATGGAAGAATTCGTCCAGCACGCCGACTTCTTCTCCATCGGCACCAACGACCTCGTCCAGTTCATGCTCGCAGTCGACCGCACCAACGAAACCGTCTCGAACTTCTACCTGCCGCACCACCCCGCCGTACTGCGCAGCATCCACCACGTCGTAAAAGTCGCAACCGAACACAA
- the pyrE gene encoding orotate phosphoribosyltransferase — protein sequence MTRDQLVKRVKDVAYLEGDFVLRSGKRSKYYLDKYLFETQPDILKALGEEFAKYVTDDVTLIAGAELGGVALAAATAMQAEKPWIIVRNSKKDYGTSKMVEGVLKETDVVLLVEDIATTGGQVCEAAKIITDAGAKVKKIVSVIDRKQGARENITDAGFDFDSIMTKEDLGITE from the coding sequence ATGACCAGGGACCAGCTAGTAAAACGCGTCAAGGATGTCGCATACCTCGAAGGCGACTTCGTACTCAGAAGCGGCAAACGCAGCAAGTACTACCTCGACAAATATCTCTTCGAAACCCAGCCCGACATACTCAAGGCTCTCGGAGAAGAGTTCGCAAAATACGTCACCGACGACGTAACCCTCATTGCCGGTGCCGAACTCGGAGGCGTCGCACTCGCAGCAGCCACCGCGATGCAGGCCGAAAAACCCTGGATCATCGTTCGAAACAGCAAAAAAGACTACGGCACCAGCAAAATGGTCGAAGGCGTCCTCAAAGAAACCGACGTCGTACTGCTCGTCGAAGACATCGCCACTACCGGTGGCCAGGTCTGCGAAGCCGCCAAAATAATCACCGACGCAGGTGCAAAAGTCAAAAAGATCGTCTCCGTCATCGACCGCAAGCAGGGCGCTCGCGAAAACATCACCGACGCCGGCTTCGACTTTGACTCGATCATGACAAAAGAGGACCTCGGCATCACAGAGTGA
- the purB gene encoding adenylosuccinate lyase yields MAKDTSVYVSPLVQRNASPEMSALFSPDKKFGTWRRLWLELARAEKELGLEITDQQIQEMQSHLDDIDYDKAAEYEKKFRHDVMAHVHTFGDVAPTAAPIIHLGATSCYVGDNADLIIMREGLRILSEKLACLIDRLGNFAAEYREMPALGFTHYQPAQLTTVGKRATLWAYEFAMDLEELEYRDENMPFRGVKGTTGTQASFLALFNGVHDKVKALDEKVAAAFGFKKRCAVTGQTYQRKIDTLAVNALASVAQSAHKMCNDIRLLANLKEMEEPFAKSQIGSSAMAYKRNPMRSERATGLSRLVLSLASSPAMTASEQWFERTLDDSANRRVSIAEAFLATDGILEILINVASGLVVYPKVIEARVNSELPFMATENIMMAAVKAGGNRQDIHEHIRVHSHEAAAQVKQHGKPNDLIDRLKANPAFEKVDFNAVMDPSAYIGRAPQQVDEFIADIITPIRTKYQQSLDRQVELKV; encoded by the coding sequence ATGGCGAAAGATACCAGCGTCTACGTAAGCCCCCTCGTTCAGCGAAACGCTTCACCGGAAATGTCGGCCCTGTTCAGCCCCGACAAAAAGTTCGGCACCTGGCGACGCCTCTGGCTCGAACTCGCCCGCGCAGAAAAAGAGCTCGGCCTCGAAATAACCGACCAGCAGATCCAGGAAATGCAGTCCCACCTCGACGACATCGACTACGACAAGGCTGCCGAATACGAAAAGAAGTTCCGCCACGACGTAATGGCTCACGTCCACACCTTCGGCGATGTAGCCCCCACAGCAGCACCCATAATCCACCTCGGCGCCACATCCTGCTACGTAGGCGACAACGCGGACCTCATCATAATGCGCGAGGGCCTGCGGATTCTCTCCGAAAAACTCGCCTGCCTCATTGACCGTCTCGGCAATTTCGCCGCCGAATACCGCGAAATGCCCGCCCTCGGCTTCACGCACTACCAGCCGGCCCAGCTGACAACCGTCGGCAAACGCGCCACCCTCTGGGCATACGAATTCGCAATGGACCTCGAAGAACTCGAATACCGCGACGAAAACATGCCCTTCCGCGGCGTAAAAGGCACCACTGGCACCCAGGCCTCCTTCCTCGCCCTCTTCAACGGCGTCCACGACAAGGTAAAGGCCCTCGACGAAAAAGTCGCCGCCGCCTTCGGCTTTAAAAAACGCTGCGCCGTCACGGGCCAGACATACCAGCGAAAGATCGACACCCTCGCCGTTAACGCCCTCGCCTCAGTCGCACAATCCGCACATAAGATGTGCAACGACATACGTTTACTCGCAAACCTCAAGGAAATGGAAGAGCCCTTCGCAAAATCGCAGATCGGCTCCTCCGCCATGGCATACAAACGCAACCCTATGCGATCCGAACGCGCTACGGGCCTCTCCCGCCTCGTGCTCTCGCTCGCATCCTCACCCGCGATGACCGCCTCCGAACAGTGGTTCGAACGCACACTCGACGACTCCGCAAACCGCCGCGTCTCCATCGCCGAAGCATTCCTTGCAACCGACGGCATACTCGAAATCCTCATCAACGTCGCCTCGGGTCTAGTCGTCTACCCCAAGGTCATCGAGGCACGGGTAAATTCCGAGCTGCCCTTCATGGCCACCGAAAACATCATGATGGCTGCCGTAAAAGCAGGGGGCAACCGCCAGGACATCCACGAACACATCCGTGTACACTCCCACGAAGCCGCCGCTCAGGTCAAACAGCACGGCAAACCAAACGACCTCATCGACCGCCTCAAGGCAAACCCCGCCTTCGAAAAAGTCGATTTCAACGCTGTCATGGACCCCTCAGCCTACATCGGCAGGGCACCCCAGCAGGTCGACGAGTTCATCGCCGACATAATAACCCCGATCAGAACAAAATATCAGCAAAGCCTCGACCGCCAGGTCGAACTAAAAGTTTAG
- a CDS encoding aldo/keto reductase, which yields MKTRQLGDTDLKLTTIGLGTWAIGGSWQFGWGHQDDQDSIGAIVDAVEKGINWIDTAPIYGCGHSEEIVGKALKETRQNPIIATKCGLLWDDKRRKHNNLDADSIMKECHDSLKRLGISTIDLYQMHWPQPDRKIEEAWEAMAKLKKKGDVRHIGVSNFSVPQLKRIMQIEKPASLQPPYSMIDRSIEQEILPFCGENDIGVVCYSPMQKGLLTGKYTPEKIGKLPPDDHRHRDSDFAQPKLDIHLELVEKLKPIAQRNHATLAQLAIAWVFNQPHVTSAIVGARKPHQVDDNVKAGSWEISEQDMQEISRILEKHDEKLHAAV from the coding sequence ATGAAAACCAGACAGCTAGGTGATACGGATCTCAAACTGACCACAATAGGACTCGGAACCTGGGCCATCGGCGGCTCCTGGCAGTTCGGCTGGGGGCATCAGGACGATCAGGACTCCATCGGCGCTATAGTCGACGCGGTAGAAAAAGGAATTAACTGGATAGACACCGCACCCATCTACGGTTGCGGCCACTCAGAAGAAATCGTCGGCAAGGCACTAAAAGAAACCCGCCAGAACCCCATAATCGCCACCAAATGTGGCCTCCTCTGGGACGATAAACGCAGAAAACACAACAACTTAGACGCCGACAGCATTATGAAGGAGTGTCACGACTCACTCAAACGCCTCGGAATCTCCACCATAGACCTCTACCAGATGCACTGGCCACAGCCCGACCGTAAGATCGAAGAGGCATGGGAAGCCATGGCCAAACTCAAAAAGAAGGGCGATGTCCGCCACATCGGAGTCTCCAACTTCTCCGTCCCCCAACTAAAACGCATCATGCAGATCGAAAAACCCGCATCGCTGCAGCCCCCATACAGCATGATCGACCGAAGCATCGAGCAGGAGATCCTGCCTTTCTGCGGCGAAAACGACATCGGCGTCGTTTGCTACAGCCCAATGCAAAAAGGCCTTCTCACCGGAAAATACACCCCCGAAAAGATAGGCAAGCTCCCGCCCGACGACCACAGGCACCGCGATTCTGACTTCGCCCAGCCCAAACTCGACATACACCTTGAACTCGTCGAAAAGCTCAAACCAATCGCCCAGCGAAACCACGCCACACTTGCACAGCTCGCAATCGCATGGGTCTTCAATCAGCCTCACGTCACTTCCGCCATCGTCGGCGCACGAAAACCGCACCAGGTTGACGACAACGTCAAGGCCGGAAGCTGGGAAATAAGCGAACAGGACATGCAGGAGATAAGCCGGATACTCGAAAAACACGACGAAAAACTCCACGCAGCAGTATAG
- a CDS encoding DUF1570 domain-containing protein, translating into MKKTIFTLIVLSVLVVQAGSAFGARGGGRRIRVEPGEFVSYKNSICRFRLWGVRLSEEVERSIVFGVERIRDTYEDTFEFEFDDDFEVTITIIRTPEDFKAYQLAQIGEAISETGYFSAYHNETVVWANKSVKKMIGVLFHEANHLMVQQHIPYCPYWINEGLSEYFEGFNVIGRNKRVYLQNLRHQWVKKWLRDGFPISVEDYLGLSYREWQEFMDENVNAAYTMGYSLVYFMMSHPKTEELLKEILWELKEKKGLANSVRVVNETYPGGMRRFELHWKRWIPRARPYRPLRVLRERRNEKILEEAKEDEEKQEERAQADEE; encoded by the coding sequence TTGAAGAAGACAATTTTCACTCTAATTGTATTAAGCGTACTGGTGGTGCAAGCCGGGAGTGCATTTGGAGCTCGCGGGGGCGGCAGGCGGATCAGGGTGGAGCCGGGCGAATTCGTCAGTTACAAAAACAGCATTTGCAGGTTCAGGTTGTGGGGGGTAAGGCTGAGCGAGGAGGTTGAGCGGTCGATCGTGTTCGGCGTGGAACGGATACGGGACACGTATGAGGACACGTTCGAGTTTGAATTCGACGATGATTTCGAGGTGACGATCACTATAATAAGGACGCCGGAGGATTTCAAGGCGTATCAGTTGGCGCAGATCGGGGAGGCGATATCGGAGACGGGGTATTTCAGTGCGTATCACAATGAGACGGTGGTGTGGGCGAACAAGAGTGTTAAAAAGATGATCGGGGTGCTGTTTCATGAGGCGAACCATCTGATGGTGCAGCAGCACATTCCGTATTGTCCGTACTGGATCAACGAGGGGCTGAGTGAGTATTTCGAGGGTTTCAACGTGATCGGTCGGAACAAGCGGGTTTATCTGCAGAATTTACGACATCAGTGGGTCAAGAAGTGGCTTCGCGACGGGTTTCCGATATCGGTCGAGGATTACCTGGGACTCAGTTACAGAGAATGGCAGGAGTTTATGGATGAGAACGTAAACGCTGCTTATACAATGGGTTACTCGCTGGTTTACTTTATGATGTCGCACCCGAAGACGGAGGAACTTCTCAAGGAGATTTTGTGGGAGCTTAAGGAGAAAAAGGGGTTGGCGAACTCGGTGCGGGTGGTGAACGAGACGTATCCGGGGGGGATGAGGAGGTTCGAACTGCACTGGAAGAGGTGGATACCGCGGGCGAGGCCTTATCGACCGTTGCGGGTTCTGAGGGAGAGGCGGAACGAGAAGATCCTTGAGGAGGCTAAGGAAGACGAAGAAAAGCAGGAGGAGCGGGCGCAGGCTGACGAGGAGTGA
- a CDS encoding site-2 protease family protein encodes MDISLGLAWYVVFVLSASFHEAAHAFTAMKFGDRTAYQGGQVTLHPIPHIAREPFGMIVVPIVSFLFNGWMIGWASTPIDPYWAGRNHKKAALMSLSGPASNLLLILVSAALIHIGIAAGFFNQPSISELGFSTIVTADAGTLANGAANMLSICFSLNIVLTTFNLLPVPPLDGTAIVGLFLDRATAEKYQSFIHQPGIALFGLIMAWMSMDFIFPPVYALAVSFLYPGL; translated from the coding sequence TTGGATATTTCCCTCGGTCTGGCGTGGTACGTGGTCTTCGTCCTCTCGGCAAGCTTCCACGAAGCCGCCCATGCCTTCACAGCAATGAAATTCGGCGACCGAACCGCCTACCAGGGCGGCCAGGTCACCCTGCACCCCATCCCCCACATCGCCCGCGAACCCTTCGGCATGATCGTCGTCCCGATCGTCTCCTTCCTCTTCAACGGCTGGATGATCGGCTGGGCGTCCACTCCCATCGACCCATACTGGGCAGGTCGCAACCACAAAAAAGCCGCCCTCATGTCCCTTTCCGGCCCAGCCAGCAACCTCCTGCTCATCCTCGTCAGCGCCGCCCTGATCCACATCGGCATCGCCGCAGGCTTCTTCAACCAGCCCAGCATATCCGAACTCGGCTTCAGCACCATCGTCACCGCCGATGCCGGCACCCTCGCAAACGGCGCCGCAAACATGCTCAGCATATGCTTTTCGCTCAATATCGTCCTCACGACTTTCAACCTCCTTCCCGTCCCGCCCCTCGACGGCACCGCGATTGTCGGACTCTTCCTCGACCGCGCCACCGCAGAAAAATACCAGTCCTTTATCCACCAGCCCGGCATCGCGCTGTTCGGCCTGATCATGGCATGGATGTCGATGGATTTCATCTTCCCGCCTGTCTATGCACTCGCCGTCAGCTTCCTATACCCCGGCTTATGA
- a CDS encoding NAD(P)/FAD-dependent oxidoreductase, with the protein MSDKVYDCIIVGAGPAGLAAAIYTARDRKSTLMLEKQYPGGQITVTDRIENYPGYDRISGPDLVMKMLEQAQNFGAELKSGVEVTEITKLDDGNTRLDTTEGPFLAHCVILSPGSSFRKLGVPGEEKFRQAGAGVSYCGTCDAPFFRDKKVIAVGGGNTAVEETIHLAKFAAEVTLVHRRQEFRATPVLVEELMDNVNSSDGNIKLVLDSVCTSINGTDKVESATIQNVKTEETSELDCDGVFIFIGTVPNTDFLKDTFEVTESGFLRCDPVFLRTAMPGVFVAGDCRVDAPMQLATAVGDGVAAAMAMKSFCRDPKWWDMPAFDSLTPGTW; encoded by the coding sequence ATGAGCGACAAAGTATACGATTGCATAATAGTAGGCGCTGGCCCCGCTGGCCTCGCAGCCGCCATCTACACCGCCCGCGACCGAAAAAGCACCCTCATGCTCGAAAAACAATACCCCGGCGGCCAGATCACAGTCACCGACCGCATCGAGAACTACCCCGGCTACGACCGAATCTCCGGCCCCGATCTCGTCATGAAAATGCTCGAACAGGCTCAAAACTTCGGCGCCGAACTCAAATCCGGCGTAGAAGTCACCGAAATAACCAAACTTGACGACGGCAACACCCGCCTCGACACCACCGAGGGCCCGTTCCTCGCCCATTGCGTAATTCTCTCGCCCGGCAGCTCATTCCGCAAACTCGGCGTCCCCGGGGAAGAAAAGTTCCGCCAGGCAGGCGCAGGCGTCAGCTACTGCGGCACTTGCGACGCCCCCTTCTTCCGCGACAAAAAGGTCATCGCCGTCGGCGGCGGCAACACCGCGGTCGAAGAAACCATCCACCTCGCAAAATTCGCCGCCGAGGTCACACTCGTCCACCGCCGACAGGAATTCCGCGCCACCCCCGTCCTCGTCGAAGAGCTCATGGACAACGTAAACTCCTCCGACGGCAACATAAAACTCGTCCTCGACTCTGTCTGCACCTCCATCAACGGCACAGACAAGGTCGAATCCGCCACCATACAGAACGTCAAAACCGAAGAAACCTCCGAACTCGACTGCGACGGCGTCTTCATCTTCATCGGCACAGTCCCAAACACCGACTTCCTCAAGGACACCTTCGAAGTTACCGAGTCCGGCTTCCTGCGCTGCGACCCCGTCTTCCTCCGCACCGCAATGCCGGGCGTTTTCGTCGCCGGAGACTGCCGTGTAGACGCACCCATGCAGCTCGCGACCGCGGTCGGCGACGGTGTAGCAGCCGCCATGGCAATGAAAAGCTTCTGCCGCGACCCGAAATGGTGGGACATGCCCGCCTTCGACTCACTCACACCCGGTACCTGGTAG
- a CDS encoding PilZ domain-containing protein — translation MNSSEILTSDELMDVLAQAAEDQREATMSYLSGGKWHVLEVRLCFCSSEVLHVEAAERSNSVAYIQIDQPVGISFEKDFCKYVFETSVAGYQTGINSGLAGRAILLRPDRVEKLQRRAYYRAQVPADMRVKALFWHRGYTNNDVEIPAENYWEGHMLDLSAGGTLIEVDERLRDNFKEGQLVGVQFTPKPYAKPFLLEGLLRHIGEEWNGQVRLGVEFLGLEASAEGRETLRRLVEVVEEYREAENAQECGPVVAGDETAV, via the coding sequence ATGAATAGCAGTGAAATCCTGACCAGCGATGAGCTTATGGACGTGCTCGCACAGGCGGCAGAGGACCAGCGCGAGGCGACGATGAGCTATTTAAGCGGCGGTAAATGGCATGTGCTCGAGGTTCGGCTGTGCTTTTGCAGCAGCGAGGTTCTGCATGTCGAGGCGGCTGAGCGCAGTAATTCGGTAGCTTATATCCAGATTGATCAGCCCGTTGGGATCTCTTTTGAGAAGGATTTTTGCAAATACGTTTTTGAGACGTCTGTGGCGGGATATCAGACGGGAATAAACAGCGGTCTGGCGGGTCGTGCGATACTTTTGAGGCCCGACCGGGTGGAAAAACTGCAGCGGAGAGCTTATTATCGGGCCCAGGTTCCTGCTGATATGCGTGTGAAGGCGTTATTCTGGCATCGTGGATATACGAACAATGATGTTGAGATACCTGCGGAGAATTACTGGGAGGGGCATATGCTTGATCTGTCGGCGGGAGGTACGCTGATCGAAGTGGATGAGCGACTGAGGGACAATTTCAAAGAGGGGCAGCTTGTGGGGGTTCAGTTTACGCCCAAACCTTACGCTAAACCTTTCTTGCTGGAGGGGCTTTTGCGACATATTGGCGAAGAATGGAATGGACAGGTGCGCCTTGGTGTGGAGTTTCTGGGCCTGGAGGCCAGTGCAGAGGGTCGCGAGACGCTTAGACGGCTGGTTGAGGTTGTAGAGGAGTATCGCGAGGCCGAGAATGCACAGGAGTGCGGGCCGGTCGTTGCGGGGGATGAAACGGCTGTCTAG
- a CDS encoding ParB/RepB/Spo0J family partition protein: MAKKAPQKRLGRGLDSLLGGPVSTTKQQKSNPAVGPITPAEPDKPAGESVQKVSLGRIKANPYQPRTVWDEEQLAELASSIKANGVIQPILLRKNNGHFELIAGERRLRASQMAELEEIPAIVRDVTDEEMLEIALVENIHRSDLNPIERAHAYQRYIASFNLTQSQAAERLGENRSVIANHLRLLDLPKEIHEMLVNGQLSMGHARAILSLPTDELRRKLANRALAGRLSVREVERLVRKHLEGDKPKPEKSEKPAHITDLEKQLRSVLGTKVSIKARKKGERGKITIDFYSLDEFDRLTEILGLSRDEQN, translated from the coding sequence ATGGCAAAAAAAGCACCGCAAAAACGTCTCGGCAGGGGACTTGACTCGCTCCTCGGCGGTCCCGTAAGCACCACAAAACAGCAAAAGAGCAACCCTGCCGTTGGTCCTATAACGCCCGCTGAGCCCGATAAACCTGCTGGCGAATCAGTTCAGAAGGTATCACTTGGCCGCATAAAGGCCAATCCCTACCAGCCTCGCACCGTCTGGGACGAAGAGCAACTTGCCGAGCTTGCTTCCTCCATCAAGGCCAACGGCGTTATACAGCCCATTCTTCTTCGCAAAAACAACGGCCATTTCGAGCTCATCGCAGGAGAACGCCGCCTTCGCGCCTCCCAGATGGCTGAACTCGAAGAAATACCCGCCATCGTCCGTGACGTCACCGACGAAGAAATGCTCGAGATCGCCCTCGTAGAAAACATCCACCGCAGCGACCTCAACCCCATTGAACGCGCCCATGCGTACCAGCGATACATCGCCTCATTCAACCTCACCCAGTCCCAGGCAGCCGAACGCCTCGGTGAAAACCGCTCTGTGATCGCTAACCACTTGCGCCTGCTGGACTTACCGAAAGAGATACATGAAATGCTCGTCAACGGCCAGCTATCCATGGGCCATGCCCGAGCTATCCTTTCGCTCCCGACCGACGAACTCCGCCGCAAGCTCGCAAACCGAGCCCTGGCAGGGCGGCTCAGCGTCCGCGAAGTCGAACGCCTCGTCCGCAAGCACCTGGAAGGCGATAAGCCCAAGCCCGAAAAATCCGAAAAGCCCGCCCATATAACAGACCTCGAAAAGCAACTGCGCAGCGTCCTCGGCACCAAAGTCAGCATCAAGGCCCGCAAGAAGGGCGAACGCGGCAAGATAACGATCGATTTCTATTCCCTGGATGAATTCGACCGCCTGACCGAGATCCTCGGCCTCTCCCGAGACGAACAGAACTAG